From the genome of SAR324 cluster bacterium, one region includes:
- a CDS encoding SDR family NAD(P)-dependent oxidoreductase → MGENNAKSSVFLFYNIFKSPAQLGKFLEQGDSVIVVSHSEQELEQFEKEFKAYPILCWCFDLGQPDSAEQLYAKCHAEQPKIDVLINNAGFGIFENHVELSLPRLKSMLNLNMNTLAVLCHLFGKDMEQRGNGNIINIGSTASFQPLPRMAAYAATKAFVVSFSAALAEELKPAGVFVSCVCPGTTRTAFLNEAGIIADNARIGTISWIADKIAMEPAQVADTVWSAYLEHQPFSVAGTFNQTHYKASRFLPAKIFKPLISRLFDKH, encoded by the coding sequence TTGGGGGAAAATAACGCAAAATCCAGTGTATTCCTGTTCTACAACATATTCAAATCACCTGCACAGCTCGGAAAATTTCTGGAACAGGGTGACAGTGTCATTGTGGTCAGTCACAGTGAACAGGAACTGGAGCAATTTGAAAAAGAATTCAAAGCCTATCCGATCCTTTGCTGGTGTTTTGATCTCGGACAACCTGACTCAGCAGAGCAACTTTATGCAAAGTGCCATGCAGAACAACCTAAAATTGATGTGCTGATTAACAACGCGGGTTTTGGTATTTTTGAGAATCATGTGGAACTTTCGTTGCCTCGCTTGAAATCCATGCTGAATCTGAACATGAATACGTTGGCGGTGTTATGTCATTTATTTGGAAAGGACATGGAACAACGTGGAAATGGCAACATCATCAATATCGGCTCAACCGCCTCTTTCCAGCCTTTGCCCAGAATGGCAGCTTATGCGGCAACGAAAGCCTTTGTGGTGAGTTTTTCAGCCGCGCTGGCAGAAGAATTGAAACCTGCTGGAGTTTTTGTTTCCTGCGTATGTCCCGGAACAACTCGAACCGCTTTTTTAAATGAAGCAGGAATCATCGCGGACAATGCCCGGATTGGCACCATCTCCTGGATTGCTGATAAAATCGCGATGGAACCGGCACAGGTAGCGGACACAGTCTGGTCCGCCTACCTGGAGCATCAGCCATTTTCTGTGGCAGGCACCTTCAATCAGACACATTACAAGGCCTCACGATTCTTACCGGCCAAAATATTTAAACCGCTGATTTCAAGGCTGTTTGACAAACATTAG
- the bcp gene encoding thioredoxin-dependent thiol peroxidase, which produces MLKSGDTAPLHIQVTDQNGTPVTLQQFAGNKVIVYFYPKDDTPGCTKEACGIRDDWTEFSKLGVTVLGVSPDREAAHQKFIEKYQLPFTLLCDPDHQLAEAFGAWGEKKNYGKTYMGLIRSTFILNAQGLVSKVFPRVKAEGHAQQLLKALTSSG; this is translated from the coding sequence ATGCTTAAATCAGGAGATACTGCGCCTCTCCATATTCAGGTCACCGACCAGAATGGAACGCCGGTTACATTACAGCAGTTTGCGGGAAACAAGGTCATTGTTTATTTCTATCCAAAAGATGACACACCGGGGTGCACCAAAGAAGCCTGTGGAATACGGGATGACTGGACTGAATTCAGTAAACTGGGTGTCACTGTTTTAGGAGTGAGTCCTGACAGGGAAGCCGCCCATCAAAAGTTCATTGAAAAATATCAATTGCCGTTCACGTTGTTATGTGATCCGGATCATCAACTGGCTGAAGCGTTCGGGGCATGGGGGGAGAAAAAAAATTATGGAAAGACCTATATGGGTCTTATCCGATCGACGTTTATTCTGAACGCTCAAGGACTCGTTTCAAAAGTATTTCCCCGGGTCAAAGCTGAAGGCCACGCCCAGCAACTGCTGAAAGCGCTGACATCTTCAGGGTGA
- a CDS encoding adenylate/guanylate cyclase domain-containing protein, which produces MLQKLKPVHKILAGMVLSVLLSGFIFLDFSRVFMEPMELRSQDYRFLLRGPQDYDNSPVILALVDELTTDQYGVILPTPRKLLAELIQNLHEKQVAGIGIDFILDRPATGPDTQETWGTLLQEGDNALEQALAVAGKQVVLAQIPVHDDQSTEFGRAGMSNILPVFAQHAQAGITEVRQSADGVVRWINLGGSGETPAFSDQLYRLYTGHPVPQTFLRQGMLTLNFAGSPSRLDQEQNPFPVFSAIDIFDLPADYLQGKIVIIGSGIEYLGDTFQTPFSTRFNGYLSTFGAELHVLAINMILNDRYLYEFSTNTFFWIMTVFLFFSSVLFLLASPVLEVIALLVLSGGWLWLSVLLFNQRQVILPVAFPVLNLGVLFVACQLIRYFSEIQQTRFLQSTFKRYLSPSVVDQLMASPEQIQLSGETRELSALFSDLQGFTSFSEKMTPLELVEKLNEYLGEMTRIVFAQKGTLDKYMGDAVMAIYGAPLHFEDHAVKACRTALMMQAQAKKLRDRWQLSQGFELRVRIGINTGDMVVGNIGSMEHYDYTVIGDAVNLASRLEGVNKMFGTDVIMSDATFKQTAGQFVTRELGRIVVKGKTLPVTIYELIGESSNATELTERIEMATLYEKSLQQFYLRQFEQARAGFQQLLDTNHDLASKLLLQQIEKLIETPPADSWQGEIVFSTK; this is translated from the coding sequence ATGCTGCAAAAACTCAAACCTGTTCATAAAATTCTGGCTGGGATGGTCCTCTCCGTTCTGCTAAGCGGATTCATTTTTCTGGATTTTTCAAGAGTGTTCATGGAACCGATGGAACTTCGGTCTCAGGATTACCGGTTTTTGCTCAGAGGACCTCAGGATTATGACAATTCACCAGTGATTCTGGCTCTGGTGGATGAACTCACCACTGATCAGTATGGCGTAATATTGCCCACTCCCCGCAAACTTCTGGCGGAACTCATACAGAATCTCCATGAAAAACAGGTGGCAGGTATTGGCATTGATTTTATTCTGGATCGCCCCGCTACAGGACCTGACACTCAAGAAACCTGGGGAACATTGCTTCAGGAAGGAGATAACGCCCTTGAGCAGGCCTTGGCTGTTGCCGGTAAGCAGGTAGTGCTGGCCCAGATCCCGGTGCATGATGACCAGTCTACCGAATTTGGCAGGGCAGGAATGAGCAATATTCTGCCTGTTTTTGCTCAACATGCTCAGGCAGGCATTACAGAAGTGCGGCAAAGCGCAGATGGCGTCGTCCGCTGGATCAATCTGGGTGGTTCCGGAGAGACCCCCGCGTTCTCAGACCAGTTATACCGCCTTTACACCGGACATCCTGTTCCACAAACGTTTCTGCGTCAGGGAATGCTGACGCTCAATTTTGCGGGTAGCCCCAGTCGTCTGGATCAGGAACAAAATCCATTTCCAGTTTTCTCAGCAATTGATATTTTTGATCTTCCTGCCGATTACCTTCAGGGTAAAATAGTAATCATTGGTTCCGGTATTGAATATCTGGGAGATACGTTTCAAACTCCGTTCAGCACAAGATTCAATGGTTATCTTTCAACGTTTGGTGCAGAATTGCATGTTCTGGCTATCAACATGATTCTGAATGACAGGTATCTGTATGAATTTTCCACAAATACTTTTTTCTGGATCATGACGGTTTTTTTGTTTTTTTCATCAGTCCTGTTTTTACTGGCGTCCCCGGTACTGGAAGTCATAGCGTTGCTTGTCCTGTCTGGCGGATGGCTCTGGTTATCCGTGCTGCTGTTCAATCAGCGGCAGGTCATTCTTCCCGTTGCGTTTCCAGTATTGAATCTGGGGGTGTTGTTTGTTGCCTGTCAATTGATCCGCTATTTCAGTGAAATTCAGCAGACGCGTTTTCTACAATCCACCTTCAAAAGATATCTGTCACCGTCGGTCGTTGACCAATTGATGGCATCGCCTGAACAAATTCAACTTTCCGGAGAAACTCGTGAACTGAGTGCGTTGTTTTCTGATTTGCAGGGATTCACCTCCTTTTCCGAAAAAATGACGCCGTTGGAACTGGTGGAAAAACTCAATGAATATCTTGGTGAAATGACCCGCATCGTTTTTGCGCAAAAAGGAACTCTGGATAAATATATGGGCGATGCGGTCATGGCCATTTATGGTGCACCACTGCATTTTGAAGATCATGCGGTCAAGGCCTGCAGAACCGCGCTGATGATGCAGGCTCAAGCCAAAAAGCTAAGAGACCGCTGGCAATTGTCACAAGGCTTTGAACTCAGGGTACGGATCGGCATCAATACTGGTGACATGGTGGTTGGCAATATTGGTTCCATGGAACATTATGATTACACGGTCATTGGGGATGCGGTGAATCTTGCTTCCCGTCTGGAGGGAGTAAACAAGATGTTTGGAACGGATGTGATCATGAGTGATGCTACTTTCAAACAAACCGCAGGTCAGTTTGTCACTCGTGAACTGGGACGGATTGTGGTCAAGGGCAAAACTCTTCCGGTTACGATCTATGAGTTGATCGGGGAATCTTCAAATGCGACGGAACTGACAGAACGGATTGAAATGGCAACATTGTATGAAAAGTCGCTCCAACAATTTTATCTACGTCAGTTTGAACAGGCCCGTGCTGGGTTTCAGCAATTACTCGACACCAATCATGATCTGGCCTCAAAATTGCTGTTGCAACAGATTGAAAAACTGATCGAAACACCACCGGCTGATTCATGGCAGGGTGAGATTGTGTTTTCTACGAAGTGA
- the trxA gene encoding thioredoxin: protein MANVEHLTKETFKEKVFDFEKSKEWSFKGENPCIIDFYANWCGPCRMVAPVLEELAKEYCCKVDIYKINTEEQQELAAMFGVRSIPALLFVPKNEKPQMAMGALPKATFKQLIQEIFKIES from the coding sequence ATGGCCAATGTGGAACATCTGACCAAAGAAACATTTAAGGAAAAAGTTTTTGATTTTGAAAAATCAAAAGAGTGGAGTTTCAAGGGAGAAAATCCCTGTATTATTGATTTTTATGCCAACTGGTGTGGCCCCTGTAGAATGGTAGCCCCTGTTCTTGAGGAACTTGCCAAGGAATATTGTTGCAAAGTGGATATCTATAAAATCAACACAGAAGAACAACAGGAACTGGCCGCTATGTTCGGGGTTCGCAGCATTCCGGCATTGCTGTTTGTTCCAAAGAACGAAAAACCACAAATGGCGATGGGAGCATTGCCCAAAGCAACCTTCAAGCAATTGATCCAGGAAATTTTCAAGATCGAGAGCTGA
- a CDS encoding hemerythrin family protein, whose translation MSLLTWSEAFSVKINSIDEQHKKLINMINGLHDAMQLGDSKKVIEKILEGLAVYTVKHFGYEEELFRKYGYPQSEQHIREHQALVNQVVALQKRLSTEESFMLGVEILEFLKNWLINHIQGSDMKYSAFLVEKGVI comes from the coding sequence ATGTCATTACTCACATGGTCGGAAGCGTTTAGTGTGAAAATTAATTCTATTGATGAGCAGCATAAAAAACTGATCAACATGATCAATGGACTGCATGACGCGATGCAGTTGGGCGATTCAAAAAAAGTCATTGAAAAAATACTGGAAGGACTGGCTGTTTATACGGTAAAACATTTTGGTTATGAAGAGGAATTATTCAGGAAATATGGCTATCCACAATCAGAACAACACATCAGGGAGCATCAGGCTCTGGTCAATCAGGTAGTGGCTTTGCAAAAACGACTCAGTACTGAAGAAAGTTTCATGCTGGGAGTAGAGATTCTTGAGTTTTTAAAAAACTGGCTGATCAATCATATTCAAGGCAGTGACATGAAATATTCAGCGTTTCTTGTCGAAAAAGGTGTGATTTGA
- a CDS encoding glucose-6-phosphate isomerase, with the protein MDTSSRWTRFQTFYQNYKSLGMALDISRMNFSADFFEKHQSSIQQALTSMNQLEKGAIANPDENRMVGHYWLRNADLAPTAEIAKVIRDTVEKIIEFSSSIHHGHIKSQRGKNFSQVLLIGIGGSALGPQFVANALGGSDDLMSFYFFDNTDPDGMNRVLSRIGSRLDETLTLVISKSGGTKETRNGMLIAKAAYARAELNFARHAIAITGEGSELDNLAKEEDWLSRFPMWDWVGGRTSEISAVGLLPAALQGIDIEGMLQGAHDMDEATRNVNLLQNPAALIALMWVHMGEVGTTKDLVFLPYKDRLELVSRYLQQLIMESIGKEKNLKGDIVHEGIVVYGNKGSTDQHAYVQQLREGPADFAVTFIEVLKDEPGTSLIVEEDVTSGDYLHSFFMGTRNALYDNARESMTITIDEVSPKTVGALIALFERAVGLYSFMKGINAYHQPGVEAGKKAATEMIAIQRKALAHLRNNPSRSFSVEELARELDSEKSLEELFKILNHLAVNQRVYVEPASTVFGSTYKIKN; encoded by the coding sequence ATGGACACATCATCTCGCTGGACCCGATTTCAAACTTTCTATCAAAACTACAAATCTTTGGGAATGGCACTGGATATTTCCAGAATGAATTTTTCTGCGGACTTTTTTGAAAAGCACCAGTCCTCCATTCAGCAGGCACTGACATCCATGAATCAATTGGAAAAGGGTGCCATCGCCAATCCTGATGAAAACCGGATGGTTGGCCATTATTGGCTACGGAATGCAGACCTTGCCCCCACAGCGGAAATTGCCAAAGTCATTCGTGATACCGTGGAAAAGATCATTGAATTCTCCAGTTCCATCCATCATGGTCATATCAAATCCCAACGTGGTAAAAATTTCAGTCAGGTGCTCCTGATCGGAATTGGCGGATCGGCGTTAGGCCCTCAGTTTGTGGCCAACGCGCTGGGAGGCAGTGATGATCTGATGAGTTTTTATTTTTTTGACAACACCGACCCTGATGGGATGAATCGGGTGTTGTCCAGAATCGGATCCAGACTGGATGAAACCCTGACACTGGTGATTTCCAAGTCTGGCGGAACCAAGGAAACACGGAATGGCATGCTGATCGCCAAGGCGGCCTATGCCAGGGCAGAGTTGAACTTTGCCAGACATGCCATTGCGATCACGGGAGAAGGCAGTGAACTGGACAACCTGGCCAAAGAAGAAGATTGGCTCAGTCGTTTTCCCATGTGGGACTGGGTGGGCGGTCGTACCTCTGAAATTTCAGCCGTTGGGTTGCTGCCAGCCGCACTTCAGGGGATTGATATTGAAGGCATGCTCCAGGGAGCCCATGACATGGATGAAGCAACCAGAAATGTGAATTTGCTCCAAAACCCCGCGGCGTTGATTGCCCTGATGTGGGTACACATGGGAGAAGTCGGCACCACCAAAGATCTGGTGTTTCTGCCTTACAAAGACCGACTGGAATTGGTGAGTCGGTACCTACAGCAGTTGATCATGGAATCCATTGGTAAAGAAAAAAATCTCAAGGGTGACATCGTGCATGAAGGCATTGTTGTTTATGGTAACAAGGGTTCAACCGACCAGCATGCTTATGTTCAGCAACTTCGGGAAGGTCCGGCAGATTTTGCGGTAACTTTCATTGAAGTGTTGAAAGATGAACCGGGAACCAGTCTCATTGTGGAAGAAGATGTGACTTCCGGAGATTATCTGCACAGTTTTTTCATGGGAACCCGAAACGCGCTGTATGACAATGCACGGGAATCCATGACTATCACCATAGATGAAGTATCACCAAAAACGGTTGGCGCCCTGATTGCGTTGTTTGAACGGGCCGTAGGTCTATATTCGTTTATGAAAGGAATCAATGCCTATCATCAGCCGGGCGTTGAAGCCGGTAAAAAAGCCGCCACAGAAATGATCGCCATTCAACGAAAAGCTTTGGCTCATTTGCGAAACAATCCATCCAGATCGTTTTCTGTGGAAGAACTGGCACGTGAACTGGATTCTGAAAAATCCCTTGAAGAACTGTTCAAGATCCTCAATCATCTTGCGGTTAATCAACGTGTGTACGTTGAACCCGCCAGCACTGTGTTTGGCTCCACATATAAAATCAAAAACTAA
- the msrA gene encoding peptide-methionine (S)-S-oxide reductase MsrA yields MEKATFAGGCFWCMQPPYDQQAGVLSTEAGYMGGTTLDPTYEQVCSGTTGHAEVIQVTFDAEIVNYETLLEIFWKNIDPTTINRQFADQGTQYRTAIFYHNESQHQQALASKDRLQKTGKYSGPIVTEISQASRFYPAENYHQQYYKKNSLHYEMYKQGSGRAGYVKKMWGDQH; encoded by the coding sequence ATGGAAAAAGCTACATTCGCAGGCGGTTGTTTCTGGTGCATGCAACCACCTTATGACCAGCAAGCAGGAGTTCTTTCCACAGAAGCAGGGTATATGGGTGGAACAACGCTGGATCCCACCTATGAACAGGTTTGTTCAGGAACTACCGGGCATGCGGAAGTCATTCAGGTGACCTTTGATGCTGAAATTGTAAACTATGAAACCCTGCTGGAAATATTCTGGAAAAATATTGACCCAACCACAATCAACCGTCAATTTGCCGATCAGGGCACCCAATACCGCACCGCGATTTTTTATCATAATGAATCCCAGCATCAACAAGCTCTCGCCTCAAAAGATCGATTGCAGAAAACCGGAAAATATTCTGGCCCCATCGTCACAGAAATCTCTCAGGCCTCCAGGTTTTATCCCGCGGAAAACTACCATCAGCAATATTATAAAAAGAACTCCCTGCACTATGAAATGTATAAACAGGGCTCCGGCAGGGCCGGTTATGTAAAAAAAATGTGGGGAGATCAACACTGA
- a CDS encoding pyridoxal phosphate-dependent aminotransferase encodes MAISRKMEESMSRSSWIRQMFEEGERMKQIHGAANVFDFSLGNPVLEPPPEVHASLIRLLQSNHGLHRYMPNAGLPGTRQFVADELSLQSGLKFDKTDVVMSVGAGGGLNALFKAILDPEDEVVALAPYFVEYGFYVDNHGGKLVVAHTDKTFQPDLNNLDAVMTSKTKAVIINSPNNPTGVVYSRETINQLGAFLREQEKQWGHPIFLISDEPYRNIVFDDIHPGNVFLSHPNSVMVTSHSKDLGLAGERIGFVAIHPDMEDRKALQNALVLTTRILGFVNAPALMQHLLPELKGVRISSAIYQDLRDLFYDALTGMGFKIIKPHGAFYMFPESPVNDEIEFIRQALTENLLLVPGRGFGSPGYFRIAYCFERDKIERSLERFERLAQFYGL; translated from the coding sequence ATGGCTATTTCCCGAAAAATGGAAGAATCCATGAGTCGGTCTTCATGGATACGTCAAATGTTCGAAGAAGGCGAACGTATGAAACAAATTCATGGTGCCGCGAACGTGTTTGATTTTTCACTGGGAAATCCTGTGTTGGAGCCGCCTCCTGAAGTACATGCGTCGTTGATCAGGTTATTGCAGTCCAATCATGGACTTCACCGCTACATGCCGAATGCGGGACTTCCCGGCACACGACAATTTGTGGCCGATGAACTGAGTCTGCAAAGTGGTTTGAAATTTGATAAAACTGATGTGGTCATGTCCGTTGGCGCTGGTGGTGGCCTGAACGCCCTGTTCAAGGCGATTCTGGATCCTGAGGATGAAGTCGTGGCGTTGGCACCCTATTTTGTGGAATATGGGTTTTATGTGGATAACCATGGTGGAAAACTGGTGGTTGCGCATACAGACAAAACCTTCCAACCGGATCTGAACAATCTGGATGCTGTGATGACATCAAAAACCAAAGCGGTCATCATCAATTCCCCGAATAATCCAACAGGGGTCGTCTATTCCCGGGAAACAATCAATCAACTGGGCGCGTTTCTTCGTGAACAGGAAAAACAATGGGGACATCCGATATTTCTGATTTCCGATGAACCCTACCGGAATATTGTGTTTGATGACATCCACCCCGGCAATGTTTTTTTAAGCCATCCTAATTCTGTCATGGTAACTTCTCATTCCAAGGATCTGGGACTTGCTGGCGAAAGAATCGGTTTTGTGGCCATCCACCCGGACATGGAAGACCGCAAAGCACTGCAAAACGCACTGGTGCTGACAACCCGTATTCTTGGCTTTGTGAATGCGCCGGCATTGATGCAACACCTGTTGCCTGAACTCAAAGGCGTCCGGATTTCTTCCGCGATCTATCAGGATTTGCGTGATCTGTTTTATGACGCGCTTACAGGGATGGGATTCAAAATCATCAAACCCCACGGAGCCTTTTATATGTTCCCGGAATCGCCAGTGAACGATGAAATTGAATTTATCAGGCAGGCCCTGACTGAAAATTTACTGCTTGTTCCCGGACGTGGGTTCGGATCCCCAGGCTATTTCAGGATCGCTTATTGTTTTGAGCGTGACAAAATCGAACGTTCGTTGGAACGTTTTGAGCGACTCGCCCAATTTTACGGGCTTTAG